Proteins encoded by one window of Mustela erminea isolate mMusErm1 chromosome 5, mMusErm1.Pri, whole genome shotgun sequence:
- the LOC116590149 gene encoding basic salivary proline-rich protein 3-like: MVDASPGTVPPQPGTPATPAGGWRQQPPPWRPQPLPPPQRPAKGSEEAKEGGWKGKRAEGLRRLTGELLLPPPGWSAAGSGQEGAGGRRTREQRRRFPQGCGEEEAEIRSVGAGGRVPSPGSRRRRRRGPAGAHPTISHLAAGCPLSAERRPGRSSATSRTGARGLAAADSSRHAPAGTPPGGGGGGGGERVRPGQASRSPPPGSEKSRRTQETGSREAAGERGERTQVPHQPVPTSSSAGQLLTPARGEP; this comes from the coding sequence ATGGTGGATGCCTCACCCGGAACGGTGCCCCCCCAGCCGGGAACCCCGGCCACCCCCGCAGGGGGGTGGCGGCAACAACCTCCGCCGTGGCGACCCCAGCCTCTTCCTCCGCCTCAGCGCCCAGCCAAAGGATCCGAGGAGGCCAAGGAGGGTGGGTGGAAAGGAAAAAGGGCAGAGGGGCTGCGAAGGCTGACTGGAGAGCTGCTCCTCCCGCCACCGGGGTGGAGCGCGGCGGGGTCCGGCCAGGAAGGAGCGGGCGGGCGGAGAACCCGGGAGCAGAGGCGGCGCTTCCCTCAGGGATGCggcgaggaggaagcagagatccGTTCGGTGGGGGCCGGCGGGAGGGTGCCGAGCCCAGGCtccaggcggcggcggcggcgcggtcCTGCCGGAGCCCACCCCACCATCTCCCACCTCGCCGCCGGCTGCCCGCTTAGCGCCGAGAGGCGGCCGGGGCGGTCCTCAGCCACGAGCAGGACCGGGGCGAGGGGCCTCGCGGCGGCGGATTCCTCCAGACACGCTCCAGCCGGGACGCctccaggagggggaggagggggcggcggggagcGTGTGAGGCCAGGGCAGGCAAGCCGATCTCCCCCACCCGGGTCGGAGAAGAGCAGGCGTACTCAGGAGACAGGGTCCCGGGAGGCAGCGGGAGAACGAGGAGAGCGGACGCAGGTCCCCCACCAGCCGGTGCCCACCAGCAGCTCGGCGGGCCAGCTCCTCACACCCGCCAGAGGGGAGCCGTGA